From a single Larimichthys crocea isolate SSNF chromosome XIII, L_crocea_2.0, whole genome shotgun sequence genomic region:
- the anp32e gene encoding acidic leucine-rich nuclear phosphoprotein 32 family member E isoform X1, with amino-acid sequence MDMKKRITLELRNRSPAEIAELVVDNSRSADGEVEGLTDAFTELEFLSMVNVGLSSLAKLPSLPKLRKLELSDNNLSGSLETLSEKCPNLTYLNLSGNKIKELSNVEALQNLKSLQSLDLFNCEITSLEDYRESVFELLPQVTYLDGFDQEDNEAPDSEADDEDEDGEDGAGPTGDYDDEEDEDEDEDGSEGGEVGLSFQVNRADQDDDEDEDDYAEEEEEDEQAGVQGQKRKRDVEDEGEDDDDDDEDD; translated from the exons ataGCAGAGCTCGTGGTGGATAACAGTCGCTCTGCAGACGGGGAGGTTGAAGGTCTGACAGACGCGTTCACGGAGCTCGAGTTTCTCAGCATGGTGAACGTCGGGCTGAGCTCGCTGGCTAAACTGCCCTCACTGCCCAAACTAcgcaag ctgGAGCTCAGCGACAACAACCTGTCCGGATCTCTGGAGACGCTGTCCGAGAAATGTCCCAACCTGACCTACCTCAACCTGAGCGGGAACAAGATCAAAGAGCTGAGCAACGTGGAGGCGCtg CAAAACCTGAAGAGCCTTCAGAGTCTGGACCTGTTCAACTGTGAGATCACGTCTCTGGAGGACTACAGGGAGAGCGTGTTCGAGCTGCTGCCTCAGGTCACTTACCTGGACGGCTTCGACCAGGAGGACAACGAGGCGCCCGACTCTGAGGCCGACGACGAAG acGAGGACGGCGAGGACGGGGCGGGGCCGACCGGCGACTACGACGACGAGGAAGACgaagacgaggacgaggacggctcagagggaggagaggtggggCTGAGCTTTCAAGTGAACCGGGCCGATCAG gATGACGACGAGGACGAAGACGACTAcgccgaggaggaggaggaag acGAGCAGGCGGGCGTTCAAGGACAGAAGAGGAAGCGAGACGTTGAGGACGAAGGCGaggatgatgacgacgacgacgaagaCGACTAG
- the anp32e gene encoding acidic leucine-rich nuclear phosphoprotein 32 family member E isoform X2, protein MDMKKRITLELRNRSPAEIAELVVDNSRSADGEVEGLTDAFTELEFLSMVNVGLSSLAKLPSLPKLRKLELSDNNLSGSLETLSEKCPNLTYLNLSGNKIKELSNVEALQNLKSLQSLDLFNCEITSLEDYRESVFELLPQVTYLDGFDQEDNEAPDSEADDEDEDGEDGAGPTGDYDDEEDEDEDEDGSEGGEDDDEDEDDYAEEEEEDEQAGVQGQKRKRDVEDEGEDDDDDDEDD, encoded by the exons ataGCAGAGCTCGTGGTGGATAACAGTCGCTCTGCAGACGGGGAGGTTGAAGGTCTGACAGACGCGTTCACGGAGCTCGAGTTTCTCAGCATGGTGAACGTCGGGCTGAGCTCGCTGGCTAAACTGCCCTCACTGCCCAAACTAcgcaag ctgGAGCTCAGCGACAACAACCTGTCCGGATCTCTGGAGACGCTGTCCGAGAAATGTCCCAACCTGACCTACCTCAACCTGAGCGGGAACAAGATCAAAGAGCTGAGCAACGTGGAGGCGCtg CAAAACCTGAAGAGCCTTCAGAGTCTGGACCTGTTCAACTGTGAGATCACGTCTCTGGAGGACTACAGGGAGAGCGTGTTCGAGCTGCTGCCTCAGGTCACTTACCTGGACGGCTTCGACCAGGAGGACAACGAGGCGCCCGACTCTGAGGCCGACGACGAAG acGAGGACGGCGAGGACGGGGCGGGGCCGACCGGCGACTACGACGACGAGGAAGACgaagacgaggacgaggacggctcagagggaggagag gATGACGACGAGGACGAAGACGACTAcgccgaggaggaggaggaag acGAGCAGGCGGGCGTTCAAGGACAGAAGAGGAAGCGAGACGTTGAGGACGAAGGCGaggatgatgacgacgacgacgaagaCGACTAG